Below is a window of Mucilaginibacter sp. PAMC 26640 DNA.
CATATGGTTTTTTGCACTGGCGGCGCTCAGCATCCCGGTACTGATCCATTTGTGGAATATCCGGCCGGGTAAAACGTTGAAAGTCGGCAGCATCTCCTTAATCACCGAGGCTTCAAAAAACACCAGTCGCAGTTTTAAACTGATGGACCTTTTGCTGCTATTGCTGCGTTGCTTACTGCTGGCCTTAGCAGCCTTATTTTTGGCATCGCCGGTTTGGCTGCGGAATCCGGAGAGCGACAAGGCAAAAGGCTGGGTACTCCTTCCCAGGGAGAACCTTAAAGAGAGCTATCAAAAATTTAAGTCCAGGGTAGATTCGCTGACTAAAGCGGGTTTCGAACTGCATTATTTTAATACAGGCTTTTTAAAGATCGATACAGCGAAGCTACCGGTTATTGCTCCTGATACCACTGGTAACGCCGGTACAGCAAATTACTGGAGCCTGATCAAACAACTGGACAAGCAAGTATCGGCTTCGTTACCGGTTGTTGTGATTACCCCAAACAACCAGCATCATTTCAGCGGTAAAAAACCATCTGTAAACCTCAACTTAAAATGGCAAACTTATACAGCAGCCGATTCCACAAGCAAATGGATCGCAGGCGCCTGGTTTACCGCCAACAATGCCATTAAAGTAACCGTGGGCAACAGTGGCCCAGCCGGCACTTATTTTACCGACAAATACATCCGGAATGATGGGGATGCAGAACTGACAGCTAACGTACAAAACGGCCAGCCAGTTGTGAATCTCAAAGCCACTGGTTCAACGCCTGTGATTGTTGATACGGCTACGCTCCGCATCGCAGTTTATACCGATCAATATGCGCTGGATGCTAACTATTTAACCGCGGCTTTAAACGCGGTACTGACCTTCAGGGGAGGCCGGGCCATAGTTAAACAATACAGGCACCCGGAACAGATCCCCGGCGGACAAACCTGGCTATTCTGGCTATCGGATGCGCCTTTAAACAGCCAAGCAACTCAAAAAGCTGGGCACACTTTTAAATACGAACCCGGCAAGGTAAGCAACGTATCCACCTGGATCACTGCCACTAAAAGGAATGCCCTTCCCAACAGCGAGCAAAAAATCAGCCTGGCCAAACTGATCGGCACAACACAAAACAATACGGCCATTTGGCAGGATGGCTTTGGCAGACCGGTATTAAGTTTAGAAAACCAACACAGCATTTATCACCTCTATACCCATTTAAATCCGGCATGGACCGATCTGGTTTGGAACGACGATTTCCCAAAAATGATACTAAAGCTTATTGAAAGTGACCCGCAGGCGCTCCCGGCTAAATATGACAAACGGACTTTAAGCGATGAGCAGTTACAACCTCATAAGATCACCGAAATCAAAGAAACGGCTACAGTAAAACCTATTCAGAAAACCGATCTGAGTAAATATTTTTGGTTACTGCTGATCATCATTTTTATTGCAGAACGCTGGCTGGCACATAAAACTAAAACCACTGTTAATGACTGAGCAGGGCATCCATAAAATAGAAGCACTGCGCCGCCGCTGGGTTATATACCAGGTGGCGGCAGATGTAGCTATTGCTGGTGCTGGTGGCTTATTAGCAGGCGGGGTATTTTTGCTCTTTGCTATCTCTGCAGCATGGTCGGTTTTAGTTTTTATTACGGCACTGGCAATGCTTTTAGTTATACAGCGCCCATGGCAAATTGACAAACAAAAAATAATAAGCTTTCTAAATGAACGCTATCCCGAATTGCAGGAAAGCGCACAATTGCTTTTATTACCAGAACAGGAATTAAATATACTGCAAGGCATTGCAGCGCCTAAAATTGCACAAATATTGATGGCTTTAAATGTCGACCATAAATATTTCGCCAAACGCTTTTTGCAGGCACTGTTAAAGCTGCTGTTTGCCGCCCTGTTTATGCTGGCAATATTAAAATTATACAAACCAGGCCCTATGGCAGGGCATATTACCGATAGCAAGCAGAGCAGCAATCATCCACTCCCTGCCGAAAAAACATTACCGCAGATCGATGGGCTTGCGTTATACATAACACCGCCCGCCTATACTCGCAAAGCAAAGCGCGAACAGGATAAATTTAACTTTTCTGCCGAGGAAGGCGCAATGGTTGGCTGGCGCATTAAAACCAATGTATCCATCAAAAAAGCATTGCTGATTTTTAATGACAAGGAAAGGATCGCGTTAAAAGATGCGCATAACGGCGAAGAGTGGACTACCCAAAAAAGTATTACCCAACCCGGATTTTACCAGGTGAGTATTGATGGCAAACTGTCGGATCTGTACCAGATCCAGGTACTAAAAGATGCACCGCCCGTAATCCACCTAAAATCGCCAAAGCAGTATACTTATATAGATGCCGGGGAGGCGCAAAAAGTAAATATCAACGCATCCCTAAACGATGACTATGGCATTTCCGAAGCTATGATCATGGCAACGGTTGCCAAAGGCCGTGGCGAGGGCGTAAAGTTTAAAGAGTACAAGTTGAGTTTTAACGAAAGCTTTGCTGGCCAGCCGGCTTATGATGTACAAAAATTGGTAAGCCTGCCGGCCTTAAATATGGAACCGGGAGACGAACTTTACTTTTACGTACAGGCAAAAGATACCCACCAGCAGCAGAGCCGCACCGATGTATTCACCGTGGCCATACAGGATACTGCCGAACTTTTGAGTATGGATGGCGTTCTCTCTGCCTCCAATATCAAACCGGAGTTTTTTAGGAGCGAGCGGCAGATCATCATCGATGCAGAGAAATTGCTGAAAGATAAAGACAGTATTTCGGTAGAAAAGTTCAATGCCCGGAGCAATGATCTCGGGATCGATCAAAAGTTACTGCGCCTGCGCTATGGCAAGTTCCTTGGTGAAGAGGATGAGGCGCAGGAAGCACCCCGTGGTGCAGACAACCTGTCGGACCCGAAAGATTTCAGCAACGGGGCCAAGATCCTGAAAGAGTATACGGATGACCACGACAAGGCGGAAGATGCGCAGTTTTTTGAGCCGGCCATTAAGGCACAACTTAAAGCTACTCTTACCGAAATGTGGAAAGCAGAACTGCAATTGCGCCTTTACAAACCCCAGTCGGCACTGCCATTTGCTTACAAAGCATTGCGGCTATTGAAAGATCTGCAGCAGAAATCGCGTTCGTTTGTGGCAAAAACCAGCTACAACCCACCACCATTGAAACCCGAGAAACGATTGAGCGGCGAGTTGGATAAGATCATCCAGCCGGTAAATAAACAGGAAATAAAACCTGGTAAAGATCAGCTTGAAGCCCTCAAAAAAGCGCTGAACGTATTGGAGCAGTTGAAACTTAACCCTCATTTAACCGCCTCAGACAACCGCATTTTGCAGGTAGCTAATCAGCAATTGAGCATGCGGGCATCGGCACAGCCGGGGCTCTATTTATCTGCACTGGCCGGTATGCGCAGGATCTTGTTGGCACAGAAAGCCGGTTTAAATGATCTCGCGATCATAGAACGGGCGATTCAAAAAACCTTGATTCCGCAAAAAGTAACACCGGCCGCCAGCGGGAATACAAGAGATATGGGCCTGTCACGACAGTATTACAAAAATCTTAAACAGGCCAAACCATGATCAGCGCAAACTGGGTATATATCGTAACCGGTAGCTGCGTTTTGCTGGCAGTTTTCCTGGCATGGCAGGAAATCAGGCGGGCAAACAAAGCAAGGCTTGCCTGGCGTATGGTTGCCGTGCTAATAGCTGTAGTTGCATTGGCTTGCATTGCTTTGCCTCTTACCTATCAAAGCACCAAACCTCAGTCCACCACCTCCAGCATCAGCTTGCTGACCAATGGGTTTGATAAGGATAGTATTAGCCCCGATAAAAAAACCTTCACTTTAGACGATACGATTAAAAAAACAGCTCCAAAAACCATGCTTTTATACGGCATAGCCGAGTTGCTGGATACCCTTAAAACCCGGCAGCTGCATATTTACGGCGACGGGTTAAGTGCCAACCAGCTTGGGCAGTTAAAAAATGTGCCGGTGATCTTTCATCCGTCTAAGCCCACATCAGGCGTAACCAATATCAGCTGGAACGCCCGGTTGAAAGCCGGTGAAGTGCTGCGTGTGCAGGGCACCTATCAAAACACATCGGCACAAAAAATAAAGCTGATCTTAAAAGGACTGAATACCGTTTTAGATACCCTTACGCTTCCATCAAATGCAACAAGTAATTTCAATTTAACGGCTACCCCAAAAACTACCGGTCGGTTGGTATATACATTGTACACTGTACTTGGGGGCGATACCTTAACCCAGGGCAGTATCCCCTTGCAAATAAATGCGGTAAAACCACTTCGTGTATTATTGCTGTCAGCCTCTCCTGATTTTGAGACCAAATTTTTAAAGAACTGGCTCAGCGAAAAAGGATATGCAGTTGCTGCCCGGTCAGCCATCAGCAAGGATAAATTTAATACGGACTATATCAACCTGGCACAAATGCCCTTAAACCGCTTGTCAACAGCAACACTCCGCAAATTTGATGTGGTGTTGGGCGATCTATCAGTTTTAAACAATTTAAGCGGGGCCGAATCGGCTGCTTTAAAACAGGAAGTGGCAGACAAGGGACTAGGTGTTATTGTACGCGCAGATAGCAGCGGTAAATCATCATGGTTGCAAAGCGATTTCCCGGTTACCCGGTCAGCAAGCAAAGAAACTGCATCTGCCTTGCTTATCGCGGGCAAAAAAAGTACAGCCACAAAACTCACCAATGGCCCCATTTTTATCAATTATAAAAACGGCACCCAGCCAGTAGTGCTGAACCAGCAAACCCAGGTTTTGGCAAATAGCTCCATGCTGGGAGAAGGGAAAATTGTTTTTAGCACGTTGACTAATACCTACAGTTGGGTACTTGCCGGCAATCACACAGATTATAGTAATTACTGGTCGGCTTTGATTAGCAAGGCGGCCCGAAAAGATACCGCGACAAATAACGTGGTTGCATTGAGCGCTATGCCTGCAACAGATCAGCCTGCAGAATTGCAGATCTCCCGGGGTGATCTATCTCCCATAAAAATAAACGGACAAGCGATCCCTGCTGCACAGCACGCCGCAATACCATTTGAGTGGGATTTAATGTATTGGCCGGCAGCAACCGGCTGGCAATCGCTTATTGAAAATAATACTGAAAATTGGTGGTATAATTACCCGGCGCAGGAGTGGAAGACGGTGCAAGCCGCAGCAAAGTTGGATGCCACGAAAAATTATGCAGATAAACACCTTTCGGCGGCTATTGTAACAAAACAGATACAGCAAATAGTTCAGATTGAGGTGCCAAAAATTTATTTTTATGTGCTGCTACTGGCAGCCTGCACTTTCTTATGGATAGAGAGTAAGCTGAGTTAGCAGAGATGGTGAACAATGTCGGCTTAGTTAACTCACCCCGAATGCGCTACGCTGTTCGACCCTTTCTGCTTCGCAAAGAGGGTTGGAAAAGTCAACGTAAGAATTACGCCGTTGTTGGAGTAGTCTCCAACAAACCTTGAGAGGCAGAAAGTAAGCTGAGTTAGCAGAGGTGGTGAAAAATACCGGCTCAGTTAACTCACCCCGAATGCGCTACGCTGTTCGACCCTCTCTGCTTCGCAAAGAGGGTTGGGAAAGTCAACGTAAGAATTACGCCGTTGTTGGAGTAGTCTCCAACAAACCTTGAGGGGCAGAAAGTAAGCTGAGTTAGCAGAGGTGGTGAACAAAATCGGCTTAGTTAACTCACCCCGAATGCGCTACGCCTTTCGCCCCTGTATGCTTCGCAAAGAGGGTGAGAAAAATCAGCATTTTTCGACAACCTTTAGCAGGGAAGGCGAATGAAAGAGTAAATATTTATTAAAAGGTATTCAGGAATTATATATCGCCCTTTGCTAGTGAAGGGCAAAAACAAATGGAGGAAAAACTTTGAGAAGACGAGATTTTATTTTTTTAACCGGTATGGGTGCAGGTGCTATGGCGCTGCCCAATCTTCCGGCCTTTGGTAAACCTATCGATGTGCAGGAGGCCCTTAACCCGGTTGATGCGAAGATTAAAAAAGAGCTGTCGGATGTTGGCCTTAACGCCGCAAAAGCCGCCGGTGCCAGCTATGCCGATGTGCGTATTGGCAGGTATCTTAACCAGTTTGTCATTACCCGCGAGAACCGCGTGCTGAACGTTGCCAATACCGAATCATACGGTGTTGGGATCCGCGTTATCGCAAACGGCTGCTGGGGTTTTGCCGCTACCAACGAGGTAACAAAAGATGGTATTGCCAAAGCTGCCAAACGTGCCGTAGCCGTAGCAAAAGCCAATGCAAAACTAGGCAGTGCGCCAGTAGAGCTGGCACCGCAGAAGGGTTATGGTGAAGTAAGCTGGAAAACGCCTATTGAAAAGAACGCTTTTGAAGTGCCAATTAAGGAAAAGGTAGATCTGCTGCTGGGCGCTAATGCCGCTGCTATGGCGGGTGGAGCCAACTTTGTAAACTCTATCATGTTTGCCGTGAATGAGCAAAAATATTTTGCCTCTACTGATGGTTCTTACATCGACCAGGACATTCATCGTTTGTTCCCCAATTTTACAGTAACCAAAATAGACCCAACGAAGGGCTCTTTTGAAACCCGCCGATCGTTAAGCGCGCCGGTAGGTATGGGTTACGAGTATATGACCCCTTTAGCATCTGAAACGGTTACCGGTATCACCCCACGCTACAAAAAGCGTTATGACATGCTGGAAGATATCAAATTCGCCACCAAACAAGCCGGCGAAAAACTGGCTGCGAAATCGGTAGATCCGGGCAAATACGACCTGGTGCTGGATCCTAGTCACCTATGGTTAACTATCCACGAATCCGTGGGTCACCCTACAGAACTCGACCGTGTTTTAGGTTACGAAGCCAACTATGCGGGTACCAGCTTCCTTACTTTGGATAAATGGAAATCGGGCAATTTTAAATTTGGCAGCGATAAGGTGAATGTGGTTGGCGATAAATTGCAGGTTGGCTCTTTAGGCGCGGTTGGTTATGACGACGAAGGCGTAGGCACCAAAAAATGGGATATCATCAAAGATGGTGTGCTGGTTAATTACCAGGCTATCCGCGATCAGGCACATATCATCGGTTTAAAAGAATCGCAGGGCTGTTGCTACTCGCAAAGCTGGCAGGATGTACAGTTTCAGCGTATGCCGAACGTATCTCTGCAACCGGGCAAAACTCCCCTAAGTGTTGATGAGATGATCAAGAATGTTGAGAAAGGCATTTACATTATCGGCGATGGGTCTTTCTCAATCGACCAGCAACGCTACAACTTCCAGTTTGGCGGTCAGTTATTTTACGAGATCAAAGATGGCAAGATAGCCGGCATGCTGAACGATGTAGCTTACCAGGCCAATACGCAGGAGTTTTGGAACTCTTGTACGCAGGTTTGTGATGAACGCGATTACCGTTTAGGCGGATCATTCAACGATGGTAAGGGGCAGCCAAGCCAGAGCAGCGCGGTATCGCATGGCTCATCAACAACAAAGTTTAACGGGGTTAATGTAATCAACACAAAAAGAAAGATCGGATAAACATGGCGATATATACAAAAGAACAGGCACAGGCTATATTAAAGAAAGTGCTTAGCTATTCAAAAGCCGATGAGTGCGAGGTAAGCCTGAACGGAAGCGAAGGTGGTAACGTGCGGTATGCCTTAAACGCGGTTTCAACCGCCGGGGATATCAGCAGTGTAAGCCTGGGTGTAACATCGGTGTACGGCAAAAAAGCCGGGTCGGCCACTATTAATGAATTTGACGATGCTGCTCTGGAGCGCGTGGTTCGCCGTGCGGAAGAGCTGGCGCAACTGGCACCGGAAAACCCGGAATACATGCCGATGCTGGGGCAATCTGATTTTAAGGAATCACTAACCTACAATGCCAATACTGCCGCCATGACGCCGGAGAGCCGCGCAGAGATGGTAGGAAAAAGTATTGCCATTACCAAAGAAGCGAAACTGAATGCAGCCGGTTTCCTCGAAAACTCCAGTGGCTTTAGCGCGGTAATGAACTCAAAGGGCCTGTTTGCTTATAACAAAAGCAGTGATGTTACTTTTACCATCACTACCCGTAACGATGGCGGCACCGCTTCGGGCTATGCGGCACGCGGCTTTACCGACGTAGCTAAATTAGATACGGCATCTGCCACACGCGTTGCAGCCATGAAAGCCAACAGTTCAGCTGGCGCAAAGGCTATTGAGCCCGGTAAATACACGGTGATACTAGAGCCGGTTGCGGCTACCTATATGCTGGAGAATATGTTCCGGTTTGATGCACGCAGCGCCGAAGAAGGCCGCAGCTTTTTAAGTAAAAAAGGTGGCGGTACCCGTTTGGGTGAGCAACTGGTAGATCCTAAAGTAACCATTTACTCAGATCCGTTTAACGCAGACCTGCCCGCTTCCACCTGGGGTGGTGATGGCCTGCCGCGCGAAAAAACAGTTTGGATAGATAAAGGCGTGGTCAAAAATCTTTCTTACTCCCGTTACTGGGCGCAGAAGAAGGGCGTTGCACCGGTTCCGAGTGGTAGCAATATCATTATGGAAGGCGGCACCGCCAGTTTGGAAGACTTGATCAAAGGCACCGAACGTGGCATCCTGGTTTCGCGCCTGTGGTACATCCGCATGGTAGATCCGCAATCACTCCTACTAACCGGCCTTACCCGGGATGGTACCTATTACATCGAGAATGGCAAGATCAAATTTCCGATCAAGAACTTCAGGTTTAACGAGAGCCCGGTGATCATGCTCAATAACCTTGAAGAACTGGGCAAGCAGGAACGCAGCATCAGCATTGAAAGCTATCGCAGCTACCTCATCCCGCCAATGAAGATCAGGGACTTTACGTTTTCATCTTTGTCTGACGCGGTATAAAAACAACATCAGAATTGATAACTTTTTGAAAGTTGTCAATTCTGCTGTTTAAATTTGTATATGGCAACACTTATAGTGCATCCTGACAGCGAAGAGCAACTTACAGCTATTAAAGCATTTATGAAAGCGCTTAAGATTTCTTTCAAAGAACAAATGGACACCTACGATCCGGAGTTTGTTGATATGATCCTAAAAGGCGATGAGGAGATAAAAGCCGGGAAAGGGATAAAAGTTGACGTTAACAACCTATGGAAGTAATTTTCACTTCTGCTGCCTTAACCCATTTAGAAGACTGGCGTAAAAGCGGTAATAAAGCTATTCAAAAGAAGATAGAAGAACTGATAAACTCCATCATGGAAACCCCGTTTGAAGGAGTTGGCAAACCAGAACCTTTGAAACACAAACTTTCTGGAAAGTGGTCAAGGCGTATAAATAAGAGCATAGAATAATTTACAATTTTGACGGGCAAATAATCAGTATTTAATCGTTAAAAAGCCATTACTATTAGCAAACCTTGATGAACTGGGCAAGCAGAAACGCAGCATCAGCATTGAGAGCTATCGCAGCTACCTCATCCCGCCAATGAAGATCAGGGACTTTACCTTTTCGTCTTTATCTGACGCGGTATAAAAACAACATCTATTTGGCCATATTTAGAGTTGCAGGATTAACTTCCTGCAACTTTTTGGTTTAAATAAAATACCGGCGAAAAATTCAATTTAAAATCCCGGAAACCAATTCATCTTTTTTCATTTTTTTAAGAAGACAGGGTTACTTGTGCTGAATTTTTAATATCTTGAAGGCTGATATTTTCCCCCAATAAAATCGGTTTTTCATGGCTATTGCAAACTATAATAACATCGTTTTCAAATTTATCACCGTAGCTTTAACAACCCTTTTGCCGGTTGTGAGTAAAGCACAATCGCCTTTCGAGGGTTTAGAGAACTTGTTTAACACCCCCGAAAGTTATGTGGCAAAACACGTTAGCAAAGCACCTTTGATTGATGGCAACCTTAACGATGCAGCCTGGCAGCAGGTAAATTGGAGCAATGATTTTGTGGATATAGAAGGTGATCTGAAGCCAAAGCCACCTTATCAAACCAATATCAAAATGCTTTGGGACGATAACTATTTGTACGTAGCCGCCCGGATGACGGAACCACAAGTTTGGGCTACCCTAAAAAAGCACGACGACATCATTTATCGCGATAATGATTTTGAATTATTCATCGATCCATCCGGCACAAGCCATAATTACTACGAGATCGAAGTAAATGCACTCAATACGGTCTTCGACCTGTACTTGAATAAGCCCTACCGTAACGGCGGTGGAGCCTTAATTGGCTGGGATGCAACCGGACTACGCTCAGCAGTGAAGATCCAGGGTACATTAAATAATACGTCTGATATGGATCAAGGATGGACAGTGGAGATGGCCATTCCATTTAAGTCCATTAACATGGGTTTTACATCCGGAACGCCTAAAGACGGGGCCATCTATCGTATCAATTTTTCCCGCGTAGAGTACGATACCAAAATTCAGAATAACCGCAATGTCAAGCTAAAGGATACCAGGGGGCACGATCTCCCGGAGCATAACTGGTCGTGGTCGCCGCAGGGAGAGATCAATATGCACAGTCCGGAGCATTGGGGCTACCTGCTTTTCAGCAAAAGTAATGATGCTGATGTTGCCTTTACCCTCCCCTATGCCGAGCAGCAGAAAAAATATTTATGGTTAATTTATTACCGCCAAAAGCAATGGTATAAAGCTCACCAGCAATACACCGCATCGCTGGCCGATCTGGGTATTGCCAAAACCTACCCGATAGCAGGCAATGATAATCATTTAACGCTTGAAGCATCCAAGAGCCAGTTTAAGGCTTTCATCAGTGCCGATAGCAACGGCGCCAGCTTCAGCATTAACCACGAAGGTTTTACAGAACAGACAAAGAACACCCACTAATAATGAATAAGCGCCAATTTTTAAAAGCCGGCTTATTAGCCGGTGTTGCTGCTCAGTTACCTTTTAGCAGTAAAGCTGCAGAAAGCAATGTTCATCCCAAAAAATCCCGTGGAATGAAAAATTGGATCTGGATCAACCCCAATCCAAAAGATACCGATGCCGACCTGGATTTTAATTATGCTGCTTACAAGGCAGCAGGCATCACTGGCATTTTTTTCGAGAATGACAGCGAGCGGCATTTCCGTATGGCGAAATTGCACGGAATCGAGGCACACCGTTGGATCTGGACTTTTAACCGTGCCGAATTAATTGCGGAGCATCCCGACTGGTACAGCCGCAGCCGCAACGGCGATTCCTGTGTAGATCATCCCCCTTATGTAGGTTACTATCGCTGGCTTTGCCCGTCGCGGCCGGAGGTGCAACAGTATTTGATAGATACGGTGGATAAGATCCTGAGCCTGGATTATGTAGACGGTATCCACCTGGATTATGTGCGCTATTGCGATGTGATACTGCCTTTAAACTTGTGGGATCATTACAAATTAGATCAAACCAAAGAGTTGCCGGAGTATGATTTTTGTTATTGTGAAGTTTGCCAAACAAAATTTAAACAACAAACCGGGCAGGATTTAAAAGCGATGGAGCATCCCGATGCCAGTTTATCCTGGCGGTTGTTCCGTTATGCCAACATCAGCCGGGTGGTTAATAGTATTTCGGCTGTAGCTAAAATTCATAAAAAAGCGATCACGGCAGCCGTATTCCCTACCCCGGAGGTTGCCCGGCGCAATGTACGGCAGGATTGGACAAATTTTCACCTGGATGGCGTTTGCCCGATGATCTATCATGGGTTTTACAAAGAGGAGGTACGGTGGATTGGAGATGCAGTAGCAGAAGGCGTGCATTTTCTGGCCGGCAAGTTCCCGCTTTACGCCGGGCTATATCTTTCAGATTTTAAAAACGATGAAGAGATCCGCATGGGCATTCAATACGCTTTAAAAAATGGCGCCGCAGGTATTTCCTTTTTTGGCCATGTTACGCAAAGTGTGCTGGACCTGTTAAAGCAGGAGACGAGGGTAGTTTAGAAAAATTGTTCAGAACTATCGTCAACTATTGTGGACAAAATAAAATTCAATTAAGAGGAACTGACCAACTTTGTAATCAAAGGAAAAATTAGATTTGCCGCCCGAACAAATTTGCCTATCAACCATGACCCATTTGCCTGTCACTTGCTCAATACTTTCTGCAGATCATCTCGCGTCCCTTATCAAGGAGACGTATAACTTGAAGCCAGGCACTATTGGCAAATTGCTAAAAACAGGTATTAATCACAGTTATTTAATTGAGGACGCCGAACACAAATACATATTCCGGGTCTACAGTTTAAACTGGCGTACGCGGCTGGAGATCAACGAAGAGTTGCGGTTGCTAAACCTGCTTAAAGATGAAGGCATATCCGTTTCATACCCCATCGCTGCTGAAAATGGCGAGTATATAAACGAAATACCTGCACCTGAGGGTACGCGATACGGGGTGCTGTTTTCTTTTGCTGATGGCGAAAAACACTTGAATTTTCCGGCTGATCTTCATTTTAAAGTAGGGCAAACGATGGCCGGGATCCATCAACTCACACAGCATCTGGAGCTGCAGCGTATTACGTATACGCCAGAAGTAATCCTGCAAAATTCGATGCAGCATCTCAGCAGGTATCTTCCCGCAGCAACCAGCGAAATGGACTGGATGCTATCCACACAAAAATATTTACTGGCAGCAATTCAAAATGCCGATACAGCAGGCATCAGAACAGGTGCAGTGCATATGGATATCTGGTTCGATAACTTTAACATTACCAAAGATGGGCAGGTAACTATTTTTGATTTTGATTTCTGCGGAAACGGGTGGTTATGTTACGATATAGCTTACTATGTATTGCAGCTGCACAGCACCGAGAAAGATCCTACTGAACGTGATACCAAACTGCAAAGCTTTATGGATGGCTATGAATCCGTATGCCCTATAAGCGCCGAAGAGAAACGGCTATTACCATTGCTGGGGGTTAGCCTGTATTTTTTCTACCTGGGCATTCAGTGCGAAAGATTTGAAAACTGGTCAAACGTGTTCCTGAACGAAACATATCTTAAACGCTTCATTAACCTGCTGGTTAAAAAATATTTCGATGACCAGGTGGCATCGGCTAATTTATCCGCTTAAGCTTATACTTTAATTTTCCTAAAACCAGTAGCGTGTTTTTAGCATTGGGTTTCACCTCATATAGTTCTAACACGTCGTTCCTGAAAACGTAAGAATAGGCTTGCTGCTGATTGGTGAAGGAATCGAAGGTAACCAGGTCGAGATTTTGTAAAGCGTCGCGCTTCAAATCGCTTTCTGCCACATACTTCTTAAAGTGGTCCAGGCCGGTAACTGTTCCATCTTTACTAAAAGTAACTTTTGTATTTTGGGGCAAGTCCTTTA
It encodes the following:
- a CDS encoding TldD protein, whose protein sequence is MRRRDFIFLTGMGAGAMALPNLPAFGKPIDVQEALNPVDAKIKKELSDVGLNAAKAAGASYADVRIGRYLNQFVITRENRVLNVANTESYGVGIRVIANGCWGFAATNEVTKDGIAKAAKRAVAVAKANAKLGSAPVELAPQKGYGEVSWKTPIEKNAFEVPIKEKVDLLLGANAAAMAGGANFVNSIMFAVNEQKYFASTDGSYIDQDIHRLFPNFTVTKIDPTKGSFETRRSLSAPVGMGYEYMTPLASETVTGITPRYKKRYDMLEDIKFATKQAGEKLAAKSVDPGKYDLVLDPSHLWLTIHESVGHPTELDRVLGYEANYAGTSFLTLDKWKSGNFKFGSDKVNVVGDKLQVGSLGAVGYDDEGVGTKKWDIIKDGVLVNYQAIRDQAHIIGLKESQGCCYSQSWQDVQFQRMPNVSLQPGKTPLSVDEMIKNVEKGIYIIGDGSFSIDQQRYNFQFGGQLFYEIKDGKIAGMLNDVAYQANTQEFWNSCTQVCDERDYRLGGSFNDGKGQPSQSSAVSHGSSTTKFNGVNVINTKRKIG
- a CDS encoding peptidase C69, with the translated sequence MAIYTKEQAQAILKKVLSYSKADECEVSLNGSEGGNVRYALNAVSTAGDISSVSLGVTSVYGKKAGSATINEFDDAALERVVRRAEELAQLAPENPEYMPMLGQSDFKESLTYNANTAAMTPESRAEMVGKSIAITKEAKLNAAGFLENSSGFSAVMNSKGLFAYNKSSDVTFTITTRNDGGTASGYAARGFTDVAKLDTASATRVAAMKANSSAGAKAIEPGKYTVILEPVAATYMLENMFRFDARSAEEGRSFLSKKGGGTRLGEQLVDPKVTIYSDPFNADLPASTWGGDGLPREKTVWIDKGVVKNLSYSRYWAQKKGVAPVPSGSNIIMEGGTASLEDLIKGTERGILVSRLWYIRMVDPQSLLLTGLTRDGTYYIENGKIKFPIKNFRFNESPVIMLNNLEELGKQERSISIESYRSYLIPPMKIRDFTFSSLSDAV
- a CDS encoding Tat pathway signal protein translates to MMNKRQFLKAGLLAGVAAQLPFSSKAAESNVHPKKSRGMKNWIWINPNPKDTDADLDFNYAAYKAAGITGIFFENDSERHFRMAKLHGIEAHRWIWTFNRAELIAEHPDWYSRSRNGDSCVDHPPYVGYYRWLCPSRPEVQQYLIDTVDKILSLDYVDGIHLDYVRYCDVILPLNLWDHYKLDQTKELPEYDFCYCEVCQTKFKQQTGQDLKAMEHPDASLSWRLFRYANISRVVNSISAVAKIHKKAITAAVFPTPEVARRNVRQDWTNFHLDGVCPMIYHGFYKEEVRWIGDAVAEGVHFLAGKFPLYAGLYLSDFKNDEEIRMGIQYALKNGAAGISFFGHVTQSVLDLLKQETRVV
- a CDS encoding aminoglycoside phosphotransferase is translated as MTHLPVTCSILSADHLASLIKETYNLKPGTIGKLLKTGINHSYLIEDAEHKYIFRVYSLNWRTRLEINEELRLLNLLKDEGISVSYPIAAENGEYINEIPAPEGTRYGVLFSFADGEKHLNFPADLHFKVGQTMAGIHQLTQHLELQRITYTPEVILQNSMQHLSRYLPAATSEMDWMLSTQKYLLAAIQNADTAGIRTGAVHMDIWFDNFNITKDGQVTIFDFDFCGNGWLCYDIAYYVLQLHSTEKDPTERDTKLQSFMDGYESVCPISAEEKRLLPLLGVSLYFFYLGIQCERFENWSNVFLNETYLKRFINLLVKKYFDDQVASANLSA